In a genomic window of Cygnus atratus isolate AKBS03 ecotype Queensland, Australia chromosome 23, CAtr_DNAZoo_HiC_assembly, whole genome shotgun sequence:
- the GJA9 gene encoding gap junction alpha-9 protein: MGDWNFLGGILEEVHIHSTIIGKIWLTILFVFRMLVLGVATEDVWNDEQSEFICNTEQPGCRNVCYDEAFPISLIRYWVLQVIFVSSPSLVYMGHALYRLRALEKERQKKKAQVRAELESTELEMTEYRKRLERELRQLDQRKLNKAPLRGSLLCTYVIHIFTRSAVEVGFMIGQYLLYGFRLDPLYKCQRDPCPNVVDCFVSRPTEKTVFILFMQSIATVSLVLNVLEIIHLGLRKIKMGLCGQEENKGGHGNFYINKSKKYSVIPRSSLGIPATPPKTLPSVLSGYAFLMEKQTDTAIYPVLNSPPMFQSIQNNHTENSSNYTHHNQENKLPRKRPATSALNDQNQNISTNNEALPSRPETEANNSQKEADQKHFLAGTQNADTAPSMCLRSFAEMPSQPSLQPCTFPAASFRRQQGIVSSWNCSAAVESAGSSTNSLTKSSSRRQSSLSANQGQPPSKTDIRNPSRPDTPDSVGEASSGSHQSRGCSSPQLLPVSGRPSLSSSAGSRRAPTDLRI; the protein is encoded by the coding sequence ATGGGAGACTGGAATTTCCTTGGAGGCATTTTAGAGGAGGTCCACATTCATTCCACCATTATTGGGAAGATTTGGCTCACTATCCTCTTTGTATTTCGAATGCTTGTCCTCGGAGTGGCAACTGAGGACGTCTGGAATGACGAACAATCAGAATTTATCTGCAACACTGAGCAACCTGGCTGTAGAAACGTGTGCTATGATGAGGCCTTCCCTATCTCCCTCATAAGGTACTGGGTCTTGCAAGTTATCTTTGTGTCTTCCCCTTCTTTGGTGTATATGGGTCATGCCTTATACAGACTAAGAGCCttagagaaagagagacaaaagaagaaagctcaGGTAAGAGCGGAGCTTGAAAGCACTGAATTGGAAATGACCGAATATCGGAAAAGGCTGGAGAGAGAACTCCGGCAACTGGATCAAAGGAAGCTGAACAAAGCACCCCTGCGAGGCTCTTTGCTCTGCACTTACGTGATACATATTTTCACTAGGTCTGCAGTGGAAGTTGGTTTTATGATTGGGCAATATCTGCTTTATGGGTTTCGGCTGGATCCCCTTTACAAATGTCAGAGAGATCCATGTCCAAACGTCGTTGACTGCTTTGTATCAAGACCGACAGAAAAGACAGTGTTCATATTATTCATGCAATCGATAGCGACTGTGTCGTTGGTTTTAAATGTCTTGGAAATTATCCACCTAGGATTACGAAAAATTAAAATGGGTCTTTGtgggcaggaggaaaacaagggTGGCCATGGCAATTTCTACATAAACAAATCTAAGAAATACTCTGTGATACCACGCTCTTCTTTGGGAATACCTGCAACCCCTCCAAAAACTCTTCCTTCTGTACTTAGTggttatgcatttttaatggaaaagcaaaCCGACACTGCCATCTACCCGGTTCTAAATTCTCCTCCCATGTTTCAGTCTATCCAAAATAACCATACAGAAAATAGCAGCAACTACACTCATCAcaatcaggaaaataaattgccGAGGAAAAGGCCAGCTACAAGTGCTTTAAATGATCAGAATCAAAATATTAGCACAAATAATGAGGCCTTGCCTAGCAGGCCTGAGACTGAAGCAAATAATTCTCAGAAAGAAGCTGATCAGAAACATTTCCTTGCTGGTACACAGAATGCAGATACAGCTCCAAGTATGTGCTTGagaagctttgctgaaatgcCATCGCAACCGTCTCTGCAACCTTGCACTTTTCCAGCTGCCAGCTTCAGAAGGCAGCAAGGAATCGTTTCCTCCTGGAACTGCTCCGCAGCCGTCGAGAGTGCCGGCTCTTCCACGAATTCTCtcacaaagagcagcagcagaagacaaagcagTCTCAGTGCAAACCAAGGCCAGCCACCTTCCAAAACCGACATCAGAAATCCCAGCCGCCCAGACACTCCCGACTCCGTCGGGGAGGCGAGCTCCGGCTCCCAccagagcaggggctgcagcagcccccagctgctccccgtGTCCGGGCGCCCGTCCCTGTCCAGCAGTGCCGGCAGCCGGCGTGCCCCCACCGACCTGCGCATATAG